In Oxyura jamaicensis isolate SHBP4307 breed ruddy duck chromosome 23, BPBGC_Ojam_1.0, whole genome shotgun sequence, a single window of DNA contains:
- the CAP1 gene encoding adenylyl cyclase-associated protein 1, producing MERLVERLEKAVERLETVCQGPGMCGDGSSKGVAQYVQAFDALLAGPVAEYMKISKEVGGDVQKHAEMVHAGLMSERSVLVTASQHQQPAENVFSALLKPISEQIQAVQNFREKNRGSKLFNHLSAVSESIPALGWVAMAPKPGPYVKEMTDAAMFYTNRILKEYKDVDKKQVDWVKAYLSIWTELQAYIKEYHTTGLTWSKTGPVATEGAKAPSAPPAGAAPPPPGPPPPPAPAPTGSNTDDSASRSALFAQINRGEGITSGLRHVSDDMKTHKNPALKNQGGPIRSGPKPFTAPKPACSANPSQKNPPKQPALLELEGKKWRVENQENATNLVISDTELKQVAYVFKCTNSTLQIKGKINSITLDNCKKLGLVFDDVVGIVEIINSRDIKVQVMGKVPTISINKTDGCHVYLSKNSLDCEIVSAKSSEMNVLIPTEGGDFTEFPVPEQFKTVWNGQKLVTTVTEIAG from the exons ATGGAGAGGCTGGTGGAACGGCTGGAGAAGGCTGTGGAGCGCCTGGAGACGGTGTGCCAAGGCCCCGGCATGTGTGGAGATGGCTCCTCCAAAG GAGTGGCTCAGTACGTGCAGGCATTCGATGCCCTTCTGGCTGGCCCGGTGGCTGAGTACATGAAGATCAGCAAAGAAGTTGGTGGGGATGTGCAGAAGCAC GCTGAGATGGTTCACGCAGGCTTGATGAGCGAGAGGTCTGTCCTAGTGACGGCATCGCAGCatcagcagccagcagag AATGTGTTCTCGGCACTTCTGAAACCGATTTCAGAGCAAATCCAAGCAGTGCAGAATTTCAGGGAGAAGAACCGTGGTAGCAAACTCTTCAATCACTTATCGGCAGTCAGCGAGAGCATCCCAGCACTGGGCTGGGTGGCCATG gctCCAAAGCCTGGTCCTTATGTAAAAGAAATGACTGATGCTGCCATGTTTTATACCAACCGGATCCTTAAGGAGTACAAGGATGT AGATAAAAAGCAAGTGGACTGGGTGAAAGCTTACCTGAGTATCTGGACAGAGCTGCAGGCCTATATCAAGGAGTATCACACCACGGGACTGACCTGGAGCAAAACA GGTCCTGTAGCAACAGAAGGGGCTAAAGCGCCATCCGCTCCCCCCGCAGGGGCTGCGCCGCCCCCCCCAggccctcctccccctcctgctcctgcccccacGGGCTCCAACACCGACGACTCTGCCTCCCGCTCAGCGCTATTTGCCCAGATCAACCGGGGGGAAGGCATCACGTCTG GCTTAAGACATGTTTCAGATGACATGAAGACCCACAAGAATCCAGCACTGAAGAACCAAGGAGGTCCTATAAGAAGTGGACCCAAACCTTTCACTGCTCCTAAACCAGCCTGTAGTGCTAATCCTTcccaaaaaaaccctccaaaGCAACCTGCATTGCTAGAATTGGAGGGCAAAAAGTGGAGAGTG gAAAACCAGGAGAATGCCACTAACCTGGTAATCAGCGATACAGAACTGAAGCAAGTAGCTTACGTTTTCAAGTGCACAAATAGTACACTCCAAATCAAAGGCAAGATCAACTCCATCACCCTTG ATAACTGTAAGAAGCTAGGTCTGGTGTTTGACGACGTGGTGGGCATCGTAGAGATCATAAACAGCAGGGACATTAAAGTTCAG GTAATGGGTAAAGTGCCAACAATCTCCATCAACAAAACAGACGGCTGCCACGTGTACCTGAGCAAGAACTCCCTAGACTGCGAAATAGTCAGTGCCAAGTCATCGGAGATGAATGTCCTTATTCCCACGGAGGGTGGTGACTTT ACTGAATTCCCTGTCCCAGAACAGTTCAAGACGGTGTGGAACGGTCAGAAGCTGGTTACCACTGTGACGGAAATTGCTGGCTAA